GATCGCGCGAGATGGCGGCGTGCTGGTGCGCGCCGGCCATACGGAGGCGGCGGTCGATATCGCGCGGCTGGCCGGGCTCAATCCCTCAGGCGTCATCTGCGAGGTCATGCGCGAGGATGGGGAGATGGCACGCCTCGATGACCTCACCGTGTTCGCGCGCAAGCACGGCATGAAGATCGGTACCATCCGCGACCTGATCGAATACCGCCATCGCTACGATCATCTGGTGGAGCGACTGGCCGAGCAGCGCTTCGAATCGGATCACGGCGGAGAGTGGAATTTCTACACCTACCGCAACAATGTGGACGGCAGCCTCGCCTTCGCCTTGCAGAAAGGGCGCGCAAGCGAGGACGAGGTCACGCTGGTTCGCGTCCATACGCTGTCGCTGCTGAGCGACATGCTGGGCCAGCCCGGCCCGAACAAAAACCTGATCCAGCGCGCCATGGATGAAATCGGACGCGAAGGCAGCGGCGTCATCGTCCTGCTCGTCCGCCCGCGCGAGGGACAGGGCGCAAGCGAAAGCGACGCCCAATCGTCCGACGAATTGCGGACCTACGGCATCGGTGCCCAGATCCTGACCGACCTCGGCGTCCATCGCATGACCCTGCTGAGCAATTCCACCCGTCACATCGTCGGGCTCGACGGTTT
Above is a genomic segment from Erythrobacter sp. 3-20A1M containing:
- the ribB gene encoding 3,4-dihydroxy-2-butanone-4-phosphate synthase, which translates into the protein MVSTIERVRAFLADGTFSKASLARAAGLHANTLRGCTEDGWNPTSDTLAKLDRFLDAQEDTPVIVPIEELIAEARNGRMFLLVDDEDRENEGDLVIPAQMATPDAINFMATHGRGLICLSLTRERTEQLGLDLMSRNNGSRHETAFTVSIEAREGVTTGISAADRARTVAVATDPARGSQDIVSPGHVFPLIARDGGVLVRAGHTEAAVDIARLAGLNPSGVICEVMREDGEMARLDDLTVFARKHGMKIGTIRDLIEYRHRYDHLVERLAEQRFESDHGGEWNFYTYRNNVDGSLAFALQKGRASEDEVTLVRVHTLSLLSDMLGQPGPNKNLIQRAMDEIGREGSGVIVLLVRPREGQGASESDAQSSDELRTYGIGAQILTDLGVHRMTLLSNSTRHIVGLDGFDLEIVGQREIPE